One genomic region from Candidatus Gastranaerophilales bacterium encodes:
- the dacB gene encoding D-alanyl-D-alanine carboxypeptidase/D-alanyl-D-alanine-endopeptidase, with product MKRVIFTFLILLFCAGFGCKAWALNAQLLENTINSNPVSKSSIVSVSVRNLQTGGILYQKNSSVLARPASTLKFFTSAAALDFLGLDYKFITGFWKDANTTYLKVSGDPLFDESNMFYIISQLLANNYKTTKDFVIDDTIIDKIPYGVGWYADDNASGFFPQMSPYIINRNLFCVRAEIVKNKIIPSFCSTYHEPTIVRLKVSQTDYYNISRDPFSKRAAVIEGEISQNTEFKIPALNTEEMFKSYFFKTLQHFNLAVNPMIKYEKTPRFSYELSSIYHTVKEVLYAINKRSDNLAAEILLKHLGAVSSGQTGSTKNGLERFKLFYQDLGVYTEGIIVADASGASMNNLLTSDWQTKALCAISKTKYFNELKSSMATPSDGTFSGRLGELDGKLNVKTGTLSNTSTVAGYITTQDGEQLAFSIMLDNLPEGAKPKEFENNLIRAIYSE from the coding sequence ATGAAACGAGTTATTTTTACATTTCTGATTTTATTATTTTGCGCGGGCTTCGGGTGCAAGGCTTGGGCTTTGAACGCCCAATTGCTTGAAAATACCATAAATTCCAATCCTGTATCAAAATCTTCCATTGTGTCGGTTAGTGTGCGCAACCTTCAGACAGGAGGAATTTTGTACCAAAAAAACTCCTCTGTGCTTGCAAGACCTGCCTCTACTTTGAAATTTTTCACAAGTGCCGCGGCTTTAGATTTTTTGGGGTTGGATTATAAATTCATAACAGGCTTTTGGAAAGATGCAAACACTACCTACTTAAAAGTTTCCGGCGACCCGCTTTTTGACGAATCCAATATGTTTTATATCATCTCGCAGCTGCTTGCCAACAACTACAAAACAACTAAGGATTTTGTCATCGACGATACTATTATTGACAAAATTCCGTACGGAGTAGGGTGGTACGCCGATGACAACGCAAGCGGATTTTTTCCGCAAATGAGTCCTTATATAATCAACAGAAATTTATTTTGCGTAAGAGCCGAAATAGTCAAAAATAAAATAATACCTTCTTTTTGCAGCACATACCACGAGCCGACTATTGTAAGGTTAAAAGTTTCTCAAACGGACTATTATAATATAAGCAGAGACCCTTTTAGCAAAAGAGCGGCTGTTATTGAGGGTGAAATTTCACAAAATACCGAGTTTAAAATCCCTGCCCTTAATACGGAAGAAATGTTCAAATCCTATTTTTTCAAAACTTTACAGCATTTTAACCTTGCCGTTAACCCCATGATTAAATATGAAAAAACGCCGAGATTTTCCTATGAGTTATCGAGCATATACCACACCGTTAAAGAAGTTCTGTATGCGATAAATAAACGCAGTGATAATCTGGCGGCGGAAATACTGTTGAAGCATTTAGGTGCTGTATCAAGCGGACAAACAGGCTCTACAAAAAACGGGCTTGAGCGCTTCAAACTATTTTATCAAGATTTAGGGGTTTACACAGAAGGAATAATAGTTGCCGACGCATCAGGAGCTTCTATGAACAATTTACTGACCTCTGATTGGCAGACAAAAGCGCTTTGTGCCATTTCAAAAACAAAATATTTTAACGAGTTAAAAAGTTCTATGGCAACACCTTCCGATGGAACTTTCTCCGGACGCTTAGGTGAACTTGACGGCAAATTAAATGTTAAAACCGGCACCCTTTCCAATACAAGTACTGTTGCAGGCTACATTACAACACAGGACGGAGAGCAGCTGGCTTTTTCCATTATGCTTGATAATTTGCCCGAAGGGGCAAAACCGAAGGAATTCGAAAATAATTTAATCAGAGCCATATATTCCGAGTAA
- a CDS encoding sugar ABC transporter permease, whose amino-acid sequence MDYSRYCKKYVPYLFVAPALIMLAVFFFLPFFESFYISLLDYSKDIYNPVFVGIGNYIKLFHSPMFYKTLINTVIYLVVAVPLLVVLPLIIAVVINQKLRLINFYKVSIYLPVIVSIVVAGIAWKWLYADNGILNYLLSFFGVHKIGFLTDPKYALYSVIAVTVWKGLGYYMMIYLAALTSVPQDLYEAADIDGASLLQKHFAVTVPHLLPAIALVTIISSISAMKVFVEIFIMTQGGPLNSSMTIVYYIYQKGFENLDLGYASAVGIVLMAIIMLISVFNIKKIEGQAFNG is encoded by the coding sequence ATGGATTATTCGAGATATTGTAAAAAATATGTTCCTTATCTGTTTGTTGCACCTGCTTTGATTATGCTTGCGGTGTTTTTTTTCTTACCGTTTTTTGAGAGTTTTTACATAAGCCTGCTTGATTATTCAAAAGACATTTACAACCCTGTTTTTGTAGGCATTGGCAATTACATCAAGCTTTTTCACTCTCCAATGTTTTATAAAACGTTGATTAATACGGTGATTTATTTGGTTGTTGCAGTACCGCTATTGGTGGTTTTACCGTTGATAATTGCGGTTGTTATTAACCAAAAACTCAGGCTCATTAATTTTTATAAGGTTTCTATTTACTTGCCCGTTATAGTCTCTATAGTTGTTGCGGGGATTGCCTGGAAGTGGCTTTATGCCGACAACGGGATTTTGAACTATCTGTTGTCTTTTTTCGGAGTGCATAAGATAGGATTTCTCACCGACCCCAAATATGCCTTGTACAGCGTCATAGCCGTTACTGTCTGGAAAGGGCTGGGATATTATATGATGATATACCTGGCAGCGTTGACAAGCGTGCCTCAGGATTTGTATGAGGCGGCAGATATCGACGGAGCATCACTGTTGCAAAAACATTTCGCCGTAACTGTTCCGCATTTGCTTCCTGCTATTGCGCTTGTTACGATTATAAGCTCAATCAGCGCAATGAAAGTCTTTGTTGAAATATTCATTATGACGCAGGGCGGTCCTTTGAACTCCAGTATGACCATTGTTTATTATATTTATCAAAAAGGGTTTGAAAACCTTGATTTAGGCTATGCTTCCGCCGTAGGTATTGTGCTGATGGCTATTATAATGCTGATTTCGGTATTTAATATTAAAAAAATAGAAGGGCAGGCTTTTAATGGATAG
- a CDS encoding carbohydrate ABC transporter permease: MDRIIKKLASHIFLILMVIISVGPFLWLISTALKSPGENIFAYPPQFIPQKITFDNFIGAWNQIPFMGYIINSTIVAVATIVLNLLFASLAGYPLAKMEFKGKDYVFFAMLATLMIPFQVIMIPLYLLVLRLNLVDSASNIAGFLGLILPFGVSAFGILLMRQAFMAIPKELEEAAIIDGCNVFQIWFRVLLPLVKPSLATLAIFTFVGCWGEFLWPSIVLTKQEMFTLPVGLNYLQGFFSSNWRFISAGAIISIVPILIFFLALQKYFIGGQTQGAVKG; this comes from the coding sequence ATGGATAGAATAATCAAAAAACTTGCCAGCCATATTTTCTTAATTTTGATGGTCATAATTTCCGTAGGACCTTTCCTATGGTTGATTTCTACTGCATTGAAATCCCCGGGAGAAAATATTTTTGCATATCCGCCCCAATTTATCCCTCAAAAAATCACTTTTGACAACTTTATCGGAGCCTGGAACCAAATACCTTTTATGGGCTATATCATAAACAGCACTATTGTTGCTGTTGCTACGATTGTATTGAATCTTTTATTTGCTTCTTTGGCAGGTTACCCTTTGGCAAAGATGGAATTTAAAGGCAAGGACTATGTATTTTTTGCAATGCTTGCCACTTTGATGATTCCGTTTCAGGTTATTATGATTCCGTTGTATTTGCTCGTTTTGAGGTTAAATTTGGTCGACAGCGCCTCTAATATTGCAGGATTTTTGGGGTTAATTTTGCCTTTTGGGGTTAGTGCATTCGGAATTTTACTTATGAGGCAAGCTTTTATGGCTATACCCAAAGAACTCGAGGAGGCAGCCATTATTGACGGCTGCAATGTTTTTCAAATTTGGTTCAGAGTGCTATTGCCGCTGGTAAAACCCTCTTTGGCGACTCTTGCTATCTTCACTTTTGTAGGGTGCTGGGGTGAATTTTTGTGGCCGAGCATTGTACTTACCAAGCAGGAAATGTTCACTCTGCCTGTAGGGCTGAACTATTTACAGGGGTTTTTCAGCTCTAATTGGCGGTTTATTTCAGCCGGCGCCATTATTTCCATTGTTCCGATTCTAATTTTCTTTCTGGCATTACAAAAATATTTCATCGGCGGTCAGACCCAAGGCGCTGTCAAAGGATAA
- the rfbC gene encoding dTDP-4-dehydrorhamnose 3,5-epimerase, with protein sequence MPFEFVNTELEGVILIKPKVFGDERGFFLESYKKSDFQKAGINAEFNQDNHSKSTKGVLRGLHFQENPYAQAKLVRCIRGNVFDVAVDIRKGSADYLKWVGFELSEENKSMLFIPEGFAHGFLVLSDEAELAYKASNEFNLESDGGIRWDDPDINITWGIDFDPVVSQKDAALPFAKDSIHNFKYKE encoded by the coding sequence ATGCCATTTGAATTTGTAAATACGGAACTTGAGGGAGTTATTCTTATAAAGCCGAAAGTTTTCGGTGACGAAAGAGGATTTTTCCTTGAAAGTTATAAAAAAAGCGACTTTCAAAAAGCGGGTATTAACGCGGAATTCAATCAGGACAATCATTCTAAATCCACCAAAGGCGTCCTTAGAGGATTGCATTTTCAAGAAAATCCTTATGCACAGGCAAAGTTAGTCAGATGCATAAGAGGAAACGTGTTTGATGTTGCCGTAGATATAAGGAAGGGTTCTGCCGATTACCTTAAATGGGTTGGTTTTGAACTGTCTGAGGAAAACAAAAGTATGCTTTTCATACCCGAGGGTTTTGCGCATGGTTTTCTTGTTCTTTCTGATGAAGCTGAATTAGCTTATAAAGCTTCTAACGAATTCAATTTAGAGTCAGACGGCGGCATCCGCTGGGATGACCCCGATATAAACATAACTTGGGGAATTGATTTTGACCCTGTTGTTTCCCAAAAAGATGCGGCTTTACCGTTTGCTAAAGATTCTATTCACAATTTTAAATATAAGGAGTAA
- the rfbB gene encoding dTDP-glucose 4,6-dehydratase, with translation MRILVTGGAGFIGSCFVRQMLTTHPDYKIINLDALTYAGNIENLDDVKTNPNYKFVHGDICDKKLVLELMHDVDVCVNFAAESHVDRSITGPEIFIETNIKGTLNLLQAAKEAKVERYLQVSTDEVYGSLGKTGYFTEQTPIAPNSPYSSSKAGADLLVRAYFETYGMPVLTTRCSNNYGPYQYPEKLIPFFIGNLLNDKKVPVYGDGLNVRDWLYVYDHCSAIDRVLHRGKAGEVYNIGGNNEKTNMEITRILLSAMNKNESSIQYVEDRLGHDRRYAIDSSKIQNELGWSPSVTFEEGIQLTINWYLNNQDWIKSIEAKKSAMAVN, from the coding sequence ATGCGTATACTGGTTACCGGCGGAGCCGGATTTATAGGAAGTTGCTTTGTAAGGCAAATGCTTACCACTCACCCTGATTATAAAATCATTAACCTTGATGCTCTTACTTATGCAGGCAATATAGAAAATCTTGATGATGTTAAAACCAACCCTAACTATAAATTCGTACACGGTGATATTTGTGATAAAAAATTAGTTTTAGAATTAATGCATGACGTTGATGTTTGTGTAAATTTTGCGGCAGAAAGCCACGTTGACAGAAGTATTACAGGACCCGAGATTTTTATAGAAACAAATATAAAAGGCACTTTAAATCTTCTTCAAGCGGCTAAAGAAGCAAAAGTTGAACGTTATTTGCAGGTTTCTACCGATGAAGTTTACGGCAGCCTGGGCAAGACGGGTTACTTTACTGAACAAACCCCTATAGCCCCTAACAGTCCTTATTCCTCAAGCAAAGCCGGGGCAGATTTACTTGTCAGAGCTTATTTTGAAACTTATGGTATGCCTGTTCTTACAACACGCTGCTCCAATAACTACGGTCCTTATCAATACCCCGAAAAGTTAATCCCGTTCTTCATAGGCAATTTGCTAAATGATAAAAAAGTTCCCGTTTACGGAGACGGCTTAAATGTAAGGGATTGGCTGTATGTTTATGACCATTGCAGCGCTATTGACCGTGTCTTACACCGGGGCAAAGCCGGCGAAGTTTACAACATAGGCGGTAATAACGAAAAAACCAACATGGAAATCACCCGCATTTTATTGAGCGCTATGAACAAAAACGAAAGCTCAATACAATATGTTGAAGACAGGTTAGGACATGACAGAAGATATGCCATTGACAGCTCTAAAATTCAAAATGAACTCGGGTGGTCGCCTTCCGTTACTTTTGAAGAAGGTATTCAATTAACCATTAACTGGTATTTGAACAATCAGGACTGGATTAAATCCATTGAAGCTAAAAAATCCGCTATGGCTGTGAATTAA